One genomic region from Mytilus trossulus isolate FHL-02 chromosome 9, PNRI_Mtr1.1.1.hap1, whole genome shotgun sequence encodes:
- the LOC134684812 gene encoding uncharacterized protein LOC134684812, with product MDLEDMDVSLKFYKYLCDIVGSEEVIRTRRDIFTAKDTGESNTSILTSISSGSKAEGLDLEGSDYDEMFLRNYIRVYESSNNVLSDPDKILLLMDTNDTKPGFTKLKVVNKSCLVAIREFCEIVGEDIYMSSKCFREDKLRDDMVIHGPCQSTANGDYDSASCLRCNEWISPVQQWIYRSRTTWPDYTLVNSAVQYGVLLVPIGCKNSPNEDLQWRISFSVTEKLLIYSFTHTQLLCYALMKIILKDLIKPRHGDLLCSYFLKTIMFWISEEVIPSKWKPKNMLSCFLDCFSRLIYCVEYKTCLHYFIPEYNLFEDRFTEEEHKTLMYALKSIYGSPWTSIFHTETFLNYRLQSENSNWMTLSASALSCFYYIRSTDNPGFIHSELKRISTGNTNIFRRDMCVYIICDSARKSIQKSDMLNLTDRNKSFYKQYKILFAYLKITLQSDSISSWLLLASLFYNCKQYKECLVMTNYYLSRCTPDMIYLYLNNNLAEQTVFEQMKQRLGLSLAFKHLIIEDVWFRYQSYLLPDELIPLVVNENLSIPPVVYSYLLQFLCCHYLGDKRGKLSTLHDLKLTIKERYFIWADDKTLKKLTQIVEIVKTLL from the coding sequence ATGGATTTAGAGGACATGGATGTATcacttaaattttataaatacttatGTGACATTGTCGGTTCTGAGGAAGTTATAAGAACAAGAAGAGATATCTTCACTGCGAAAGATACTGGTGAAAGTAATACTAGTATTTTAACCTCCATAAGTAGTGGCAGTAAAGCAGAAGGTCTAGATCTCGAAGGCAGTGATTACGATGAGATGTTTCTCCGTAACTATATTCGTGTGTATGAAAGCTCAAATAATGTCCTGTCTGATCCAGATAAAATTCTATTGCTTATGGATACCAACGACACAAAACCTGGATTTACAAAACTGAAGGTAGTCAACAAATCATGTCTTGTTGCCATACGCGAATTTTGTGAAATTGTTGGAGAAGATATTTACATGTCCAGCAAATGTTTCCGGGAAGACAAATTACGTGATGACATGGTTATTCATGGTCCATGTCAATCTACAGCTAATGGGGATTATGATAGTGCATCATGTCTCAGATGTAATGAGTGGATATCACCGGTTCAACAATGGATTTACAGATCTCGTACAACATGGCCAGACTACACACTAGTTAATTCAGCTGTACAATACGGAGTTTTATTGGTTCCTATTGGATGCAAAAACTCTCCTAATGAGGACTTACAATGGCGAATATCGTTTTCTGTCACCGAGAAACTGTTGATTTATTCCTTTACACATACGCAGTTATTATGTTATGCGTTAATGAAAATTATCTTAAAGGACCTCATTAAACCGAGACATGGTGACCTTCTTTGTTCATATTTTCTCAAAACGATTATGTTCTGGATTAGTGAGGAAGTAATCCCATCAAAATGGAAACCCAAGAATATGCTTTCTTGTTTCTTGGATTGTTTCAGCAGACTTATTTATTGTGTGGAATATAAAACATGTCTCCATTATTTTATTCCAGAATACAATCTGTTTGAGGACAGATTTACTGAGGAAGAACATAAGACATTAATGTATGCACTCAAAAGTATATATGGATCGCCATGGACTTCTATATTTCATACGGAAACTTTTCTGAATTACAGATTACAATCAGAAAATTCAAATTGGATGACTCTATCAGCGTCGGCATtatcttgtttttattatataagatCAACTGATAATCCAGGTTTCATTCATAGTGAATTAAAACGCATTAGCACTGGCAATACTAATATTTTTAGAAGAGACATGTGTGTTTACATAATATGTGATAGTGCTAGGAAATCTATACAAAAGTCTGATATGTTGAACTTGACAGACAGAAACaaatctttttacaaacaatACAAGATCCTATTTGCTTATTTGAAGATAACTTTACAGTCGGATTCTATATCTTCCTGGTTATTGTTAGCATCTTTGTTTTACAACTGTAAACAATATAAGGAATGTCTTGTTATGACAAACTACTATTTATCCAGATGCACCCCAGATatgatttatctttatttaaacaaCAACTTGGCTGAACAGACTGTTTTCGAACAGATGAAGCAAAGATTAGGATTATCGCTTGCATTCAAACATTTGATAATTGAAGATGTATGGTTTCGATATCAGTCTTATTTATTACCAGACGAACTGATACCTTTGGTAGTGAACGAAAACCTTTCGATTCCCCCAGTTGTATATTCGTATCTACTACAATTTCTGTGTTGTCATTATCTTGGAGACAAAAGAGGAAAACTTAGCACGCTGCATGATCTTAAACTAACAATAAAAGAACGATACTTTATATGGGCAGAtgataaaactttgaaaaaactTACACAAATTGTCGAAATAGTCAAGACATTGCTATGA